The following coding sequences lie in one Methylotenera versatilis 301 genomic window:
- a CDS encoding DUF2341 domain-containing protein, with translation MFNLKTMANKNNSLFIWVMTAMLLLPSLASAQWSADWASKKKISIDAKIAADSSSQGEAVVRLHSGNFDFTSVNVDGSDIRFIASDDKTELKYHIEKFDAVNELAVIWVQLPKIAAADKDAHFWLYSGNEKATSSDTKTSWDANTVASFQFAEKTFLQDSSRSALVAGGEITLQKAGLIGEAATFVGKPFVISANPAVKFIAGAGYTWSAWIKPAALPQQATLYTQGDALNLKLDGQKLSLNVGANNISGGEVKAATWQHVAFVLEGGKASVYINGVSVGTGEAPGVDVESDVKIGEGYTGEMDALEIANVARSAGWVKFVASSQGVDSQLLKIAEAEGEEGAEEGEPNYIGILINSLTIDAKVVIAILAVMFAISVWVMWSKAMLVSRTDKDNKKFLARFQKTSGDDLLSLDKGANYPNSSLFKLYQAGVREMKKRQHEGEKLSLSGASMDAIKAAIDADLVRETQRQNAGMVLLTIAISGGPFLGLLGTVVGVMITFAAIAAAGDVNVNAIAPGIAAALLATVAGLAVAIPALFGYNYLASRVKNITIAMQIFVDEFVTRSAELYGK, from the coding sequence ATGTTTAATTTAAAAACTATGGCAAACAAAAATAATAGCTTATTCATATGGGTTATGACGGCAATGCTGTTATTACCTAGCTTAGCCAGTGCCCAATGGAGTGCTGATTGGGCTTCAAAAAAGAAAATATCTATAGATGCTAAAATCGCTGCCGACTCATCTTCTCAAGGTGAAGCGGTTGTGCGTTTGCATTCAGGAAACTTTGATTTTACTAGTGTTAATGTTGATGGTTCAGACATTCGTTTTATTGCCAGTGATGATAAAACCGAACTCAAATACCACATTGAAAAGTTTGATGCGGTGAATGAGTTGGCAGTTATTTGGGTGCAACTACCAAAGATAGCAGCGGCAGATAAAGATGCGCATTTTTGGCTTTATTCTGGTAATGAAAAGGCTACTAGCTCTGATACAAAAACTTCATGGGATGCCAACACAGTAGCTTCCTTCCAGTTCGCTGAAAAAACGTTTTTACAGGACAGTTCAAGGTCAGCTTTAGTAGCTGGTGGTGAAATTACCTTACAAAAAGCAGGCTTAATAGGCGAAGCCGCAACCTTTGTTGGCAAGCCCTTTGTTATTTCTGCAAACCCAGCAGTTAAATTTATAGCTGGTGCTGGCTACACTTGGTCAGCTTGGATTAAGCCCGCTGCCTTACCCCAACAAGCTACTTTATACACTCAAGGCGATGCTTTAAATCTAAAGCTTGATGGCCAGAAGCTAAGTTTAAATGTTGGCGCCAATAATATTTCTGGCGGTGAGGTCAAGGCCGCTACATGGCAGCACGTCGCTTTCGTTTTAGAAGGAGGCAAAGCCTCTGTCTATATTAACGGTGTATCTGTTGGTACTGGAGAGGCTCCAGGCGTTGATGTTGAGTCGGATGTAAAAATCGGTGAAGGTTACACAGGCGAAATGGATGCACTAGAAATTGCTAACGTTGCACGCAGTGCAGGCTGGGTGAAGTTTGTAGCAAGTAGCCAAGGTGTTGATAGCCAACTGCTAAAAATTGCCGAGGCTGAAGGCGAAGAGGGCGCGGAAGAGGGTGAACCTAATTACATAGGGATATTGATTAACAGTTTAACCATTGATGCAAAAGTTGTTATTGCCATTCTAGCCGTCATGTTCGCAATTAGCGTGTGGGTGATGTGGAGCAAAGCCATGCTGGTGTCACGTACTGATAAAGACAATAAAAAATTCCTCGCACGCTTTCAAAAGACTAGTGGTGATGACTTACTAAGCCTAGATAAAGGTGCCAATTATCCTAACTCTAGCTTGTTCAAGCTCTATCAAGCGGGCGTTCGCGAAATGAAGAAGCGTCAGCATGAGGGTGAGAAGTTGTCGCTAAGCGGCGCCTCTATGGATGCGATTAAAGCCGCAATTGATGCTGACTTAGTCCGTGAAACTCAGCGACAAAATGCTGGTATGGTGTTGCTTACCATTGCGATTTCAGGCGGTCCATTTTTGGGTTTATTGGGCACTGTGGTTGGCGTAATGATTACCTTCGCGGCCATTGCTGCAGCGGGTGATGTCAACGTTAACGCGATTGCGCCAGGTATTGCCGCCGCGCTCTTAGCGACGGTTGCTGGTTTAGCCGTGGCGATTCCCGCCTTGTTTGGCTACAACTATCTTGCTAGCAGAGTCAAAAACATCACCATTGCGATGCAGATATTTGTAGATGAGTTCGTCACAAGATCAGCCGAACTATACGGTAAGTAA
- a CDS encoding ExbD/TolR family protein: protein MSEGVKEENQLYDEINITPMLDLAYVLLVIFIIMTTASVQGVKVDTPQTINSASLAKPQIRAITITSDGSVYLDAYPVDMASLEQRLSEYKNGNPELPVVLKGDAAAHYEKVSEVLEICKKLDITEVGLVTKKIAQ from the coding sequence ATGTCAGAAGGCGTTAAGGAAGAGAACCAGCTATACGACGAAATTAATATTACGCCGATGCTAGATTTAGCCTATGTGTTATTAGTGATTTTTATCATTATGACGACGGCTTCTGTGCAAGGCGTAAAGGTAGATACACCGCAAACAATTAACTCAGCAAGTTTGGCTAAACCGCAAATAAGAGCAATTACGATTACCAGTGATGGGTCGGTTTATCTAGATGCTTACCCTGTAGATATGGCAAGTTTAGAGCAGCGCTTAAGTGAATATAAAAATGGCAATCCTGAATTACCTGTTGTGCTAAAAGGTGATGCTGCGGCTCATTATGAAAAGGTTTCAGAAGTGCTTGAGATTTGTAAAAAGCTCGATATTACTGAAGTTGGTCTCGTGACTAAAAAGATAGCTCAATAA
- a CDS encoding ExbD/TolR family protein, which translates to MQVQNDAQPYDTINITPMLDLAYVLLVIFILMTTAGVQGLTMNLPKPSNKPSTEKHDVKVVQVQQGGGVTINGAGVSMAELESQLNAAKASDPKFNVMIKGDAKAPYAGVVSVIDLVNKLEIENVGLVTGRIGS; encoded by the coding sequence ATGCAAGTACAAAACGATGCCCAGCCTTATGACACCATTAACATCACGCCCATGCTGGATTTGGCGTATGTGTTACTCGTGATATTTATTTTAATGACGACTGCTGGCGTGCAAGGTTTAACGATGAACTTACCTAAGCCATCTAACAAACCAAGCACTGAAAAACATGATGTGAAAGTTGTGCAAGTACAGCAAGGTGGTGGCGTCACAATTAATGGCGCAGGCGTCAGTATGGCAGAGTTGGAAAGCCAACTTAATGCGGCGAAAGCTAGCGACCCTAAGTTTAATGTGATGATTAAAGGTGATGCCAAAGCGCCTTATGCAGGCGTGGTAAGCGTTATCGACTTAGTGAATAAGTTAGAAATTGAAAATGTGGGACTGGTTACAGGCCGAATAGGTAGTTAA
- a CDS encoding TonB C-terminal domain-containing protein, whose amino-acid sequence MNDSIRTTYDAMLDDEMPSNSHVWLKRTAIALIVLLTLFAIGYGVKKLMSGGAVHKKQVTTIKLLPDTPPPPPPPPPKEPPKEQVKEQPKEIKTEQPKPAETPPAEQLKMEGAVGNGPSPFAAGAVSNEYKGGEIKTIGSDGGAKFNWYAGVVKSQIESALEKDKQLTAAQYKVVVSVWLKPSGEIEKLELSGADASEEIQRAIKSALENMPAMRETPPQDMPQPIKLRITARKMG is encoded by the coding sequence ATGAACGATTCAATTCGAACCACTTATGACGCGATGCTAGATGATGAAATGCCATCAAATAGCCATGTATGGCTCAAGCGAACGGCTATTGCTTTAATTGTATTACTTACCTTATTTGCGATTGGCTATGGCGTTAAAAAGCTCATGTCAGGTGGTGCCGTGCATAAAAAGCAAGTCACTACGATTAAGTTATTACCTGATACGCCGCCACCTCCACCGCCACCGCCACCAAAAGAACCTCCGAAAGAGCAAGTTAAAGAGCAACCTAAAGAAATAAAAACTGAACAACCTAAACCTGCCGAAACACCGCCAGCTGAGCAGTTAAAGATGGAGGGAGCGGTAGGCAATGGACCTAGTCCATTTGCTGCTGGCGCGGTGAGTAATGAATATAAAGGTGGGGAAATTAAAACGATAGGTTCTGATGGCGGTGCTAAGTTTAATTGGTATGCAGGCGTTGTGAAAAGCCAAATTGAATCGGCATTGGAAAAAGATAAGCAACTCACCGCAGCTCAATATAAAGTCGTCGTGAGTGTTTGGTTAAAGCCATCTGGCGAAATAGAAAAGTTGGAACTTTCAGGTGCTGATGCTAGTGAAGAAATTCAACGTGCAATTAAATCTGCTTTAGAAAATATGCCAGCTATGCGGGAAACTCCACCGCAAGATATGCCACAGCCTATTAAGCTGAGGATCACTGCTAGAAAAATGGGTTAG
- a CDS encoding putative porin produces MLKNTPFTSGTKSSVNPKVMLAMSLLVGMSTNGNLAHADERESLEQLRATTSNLIELLVQEGVLNKDKAEAIVKKANQDAAKQVQQAKADKTLDGSSTLDEKSVRVQYVPEHIKKEMRAEIEKEVMTNLNYKAGERLGMPGWLDRISFYGDMRLRFENNAFSESNAPKDLLNGGIHNNRQSDIKNTTEDRNRFRVRGRLGADLKVNDWLSGGLRMTTGQLTSPVSPNQTEQVSEGKYSFALDRAYLKAQPRDWLSITGGRFSNPFFYTDMVFDPDLAFDGVATTFTPTISDSWSSFTTVGAFPIEDIESSDTNKAKSKWLYSLQTGIKWQSANKSTVKLALAYHDFSNVEGHANSLALPGAYDGTVPAFRQKGNNTFNINDVFGAGKEKYALASKFELVNLTGQVDLLTFDPVHVTVTGDYVQNIGFDANEIFKRTGTRYEKENEGYQVRLDVGSNSFNGPSSTEVKPNDWQVSLGYKRVEADAVLDGFNDSDFHLGGTDTKGWLLGANYGIDKNAWLSARYFSADSITGLPLAIDVLLLDFNAKF; encoded by the coding sequence ATGTTGAAGAACACACCATTCACAAGCGGTACTAAGTCCAGCGTAAATCCTAAAGTCATGCTGGCTATGTCCTTACTAGTCGGTATGAGTACAAATGGCAATCTCGCTCATGCTGATGAGCGCGAGTCTTTAGAGCAATTAAGGGCAACGACCAGTAATTTGATTGAATTATTAGTGCAAGAAGGTGTGTTAAATAAAGACAAAGCTGAAGCCATCGTTAAAAAAGCTAATCAAGATGCTGCCAAACAGGTGCAACAAGCCAAAGCGGATAAAACATTAGATGGCAGTTCAACTTTAGATGAAAAGTCTGTCCGGGTGCAATATGTGCCAGAACACATCAAAAAAGAGATGCGTGCAGAGATTGAAAAAGAAGTCATGACGAATCTTAATTATAAAGCTGGTGAGCGCTTAGGTATGCCTGGCTGGCTGGATAGAATTAGTTTTTACGGTGATATGCGTTTACGTTTTGAGAATAATGCTTTTTCGGAAAGTAACGCACCTAAAGACCTCCTGAATGGAGGTATCCATAATAACCGTCAATCCGATATTAAAAACACGACTGAAGATCGTAACCGCTTTCGTGTGCGTGGCAGATTAGGTGCAGATTTAAAAGTAAATGATTGGTTAAGTGGTGGCTTGAGAATGACGACTGGTCAATTAACTAGTCCCGTGAGCCCCAATCAAACTGAACAAGTTTCTGAAGGCAAATACTCCTTCGCATTAGATCGCGCTTATCTTAAGGCGCAGCCTAGAGACTGGTTAAGTATTACTGGAGGCAGGTTTTCTAATCCATTCTTTTATACCGATATGGTGTTTGACCCAGACTTAGCATTTGATGGTGTTGCTACAACATTTACACCAACAATTAGTGACAGTTGGTCATCGTTTACCACTGTTGGCGCTTTTCCAATTGAAGATATTGAGTCTTCAGATACGAATAAAGCTAAGAGCAAATGGCTTTATTCCTTACAAACAGGTATTAAATGGCAATCTGCGAACAAGTCTACCGTTAAATTAGCGCTTGCGTACCATGATTTTAGTAATGTTGAAGGACATGCAAATTCGTTAGCACTGCCTGGGGCTTACGATGGGACTGTGCCAGCATTTAGACAGAAAGGTAATAACACTTTCAATATTAACGATGTATTTGGTGCAGGTAAAGAGAAGTATGCATTAGCCTCTAAGTTTGAATTGGTGAACCTAACTGGTCAGGTTGATTTGCTTACATTTGATCCTGTACACGTCACCGTAACAGGCGACTATGTTCAGAATATTGGCTTTGATGCGAATGAGATTTTCAAAAGGACTGGTACTCGATATGAAAAAGAAAACGAAGGTTATCAAGTACGTTTAGATGTAGGCAGTAATAGCTTTAACGGCCCTTCATCAACAGAAGTAAAGCCAAATGATTGGCAAGTGTCGTTAGGCTATAAGCGAGTTGAGGCAGATGCGGTATTAGATGGCTTTAACGACTCAGATTTCCACTTAGGCGGCACCGATACTAAAGGCTGGTTGTTGGGTGCTAATTATGGCATTGATAAAAATGCATGGTTGAGTGCGCGTTATTTTAGCGCGGATTCAATCACTGGCCTGCCATTAGCCATTGATGTACTTCTGCTAGATTTTAACGCTAAATTCTAA
- a CDS encoding CAAX prenyl protease-related protein — translation MINQYKTLSRVLPFAVYILFLALSDYLAPICHSLNLDDKWLYVSRIVVVALLIVYFWREFTELKLTALNVRPIMADLFVALAAGLLVLFFWVAPFPAWATLGSDHASFNPVAGETKQAAFFWLSTRILGAALIVPVMEELFWRSFVMRWVDNKNFLSIRPENTSLYAYIASSVLFALEHNLWLAGLFAGLVYGALYIKYKNLWVPIFAHAVTNGLLGIWVVQTGNWQYW, via the coding sequence ATGATTAATCAATATAAAACCCTTTCTAGAGTATTACCTTTTGCCGTATATATATTATTTCTAGCGCTTAGTGATTATTTAGCGCCTATTTGCCATAGCTTGAATTTGGATGACAAGTGGCTTTATGTTTCTAGAATCGTAGTGGTAGCGCTGCTAATAGTGTATTTCTGGCGAGAGTTTACTGAATTAAAACTTACTGCGTTAAACGTTAGACCCATCATGGCAGATTTATTCGTTGCTCTTGCCGCAGGTCTATTAGTCTTATTTTTCTGGGTTGCGCCATTCCCTGCATGGGCTACACTGGGCAGTGATCACGCTAGCTTCAACCCCGTAGCAGGTGAAACTAAACAAGCAGCCTTTTTTTGGTTATCTACACGTATTTTAGGTGCAGCTCTAATTGTTCCAGTGATGGAAGAGTTATTTTGGCGCTCTTTTGTCATGCGCTGGGTAGATAACAAAAACTTCCTAAGCATTCGTCCCGAGAATACCTCCCTCTATGCCTATATTGCTAGCTCAGTATTATTTGCACTAGAGCATAATCTATGGCTTGCAGGACTGTTTGCAGGACTTGTTTATGGGGCTTTGTATATTAAGTACAAAAATCTATGGGTTCCTATTTTTGCGCATGCTGTTACAAATGGCTTGCTAGGTATTTGGGTAGTTCAAACAGGCAATTGGCAGTATTGGTAA
- the epsL gene encoding XrtB/PEP-CTERM-associated polysaccharide biosynthesis outer membrane protein EpsL: protein MSKACYKVISMACLLPISMPLFATGIIDIKPYISTNIDYDDNIFRFSSPEQAKAVFDSSDTSDVVKRVDIGVNVNLRLDRQLLTVSSNINESRYDRFQILNNTGNANKVTWNWRVGNNVYGELSASRNEAIAGFNEIKQPVKNLRTSSRQLASINWNFKPDWTLSLSRELGSTENELASFNALDRDDDSYEAGVRYQNRLGTQLGLAYRVVDSKYLNRTGFTQASFGSESTQKEVIATAAWLPTHQTRISTRLAQVNLQHTDVSGRDFNGFSQRWNIDHSFTGKTKINLTAYQEVNAVDDVLSTYVRTQGVSINPTWNATRKISVQAGLGYEERRYLGSAANAAEADRQDQSELANLSLTYSPTRKSIVQIQYQTENRTSDTTNVSYKFNNVNLLMRYDY from the coding sequence ATGAGTAAAGCCTGTTATAAAGTAATTTCAATGGCTTGTTTGTTGCCGATTTCGATGCCTTTGTTTGCTACAGGCATTATAGATATCAAGCCTTATATCAGTACAAATATTGATTACGACGATAATATATTTAGATTCTCCTCTCCAGAACAGGCAAAAGCTGTGTTTGACTCATCGGATACTTCGGATGTAGTCAAACGTGTGGACATTGGGGTGAATGTGAATCTGCGTTTAGATAGGCAATTGCTAACTGTCTCGTCTAATATCAATGAAAGCCGTTATGATCGATTTCAGATATTAAATAATACGGGTAATGCTAACAAAGTTACATGGAATTGGCGTGTAGGTAATAATGTCTATGGCGAGCTAAGTGCTAGTAGAAATGAGGCCATTGCTGGATTTAATGAGATTAAACAACCCGTTAAAAACTTAAGAACATCTAGCCGCCAGTTGGCCAGTATCAATTGGAACTTTAAACCCGACTGGACGCTGAGCCTTAGTCGCGAGCTAGGATCAACTGAGAATGAACTTGCAAGCTTCAATGCCTTAGATAGAGATGATGATAGTTATGAAGCTGGTGTTCGATATCAAAATCGATTAGGCACACAACTTGGTCTGGCATATCGTGTTGTAGATTCAAAATATCTTAATAGAACAGGCTTTACCCAAGCATCCTTTGGTAGTGAAAGCACTCAAAAAGAAGTAATTGCTACGGCAGCTTGGTTACCTACGCATCAAACAAGAATCTCTACAAGATTAGCCCAAGTTAATTTACAGCATACAGACGTTTCTGGGCGCGATTTTAATGGGTTTAGTCAACGATGGAATATTGATCACTCCTTTACAGGTAAAACGAAAATAAACTTAACCGCTTATCAAGAAGTTAATGCTGTGGATGATGTTTTATCTACTTATGTTAGAACACAAGGGGTTAGCATTAACCCAACGTGGAATGCGACTAGAAAGATTTCTGTACAAGCTGGTTTGGGTTACGAAGAAAGACGTTATTTAGGTAGTGCTGCTAACGCTGCTGAGGCGGATAGACAAGATCAGTCTGAGCTTGCTAATCTTTCTTTAACATATAGTCCAACTAGAAAATCAATAGTGCAAATTCAATATCAAACTGAAAATAGAACATCAGATACAACTAATGTTTCTTACAAATTTAATAACGTTAATTTGCTGATGAGATATGACTATTAA
- a CDS encoding PEP-CTERM sorting domain-containing protein has protein sequence MNKKLIYVMLGLLISSPALSATVTKVGTNFDVVYDDTKLGLFRGLDLVGDNLFFTPNNFKAESYNGTGLNVTSSTANDIRLIAKGDFKFGSIGLQEFGDYFLLGGGQVSLGGQLRAFDPTKPFATQSSANIFVSSTTPLNLNDGINHDWYGEANISNSTSTVIPGNAGWLSSASTVVISVENILTAFTPANLSGPQGAFIEKKFAGVGMVITSSVPEPETWGSLLSGLLILGFVISRRKN, from the coding sequence GTGAATAAAAAATTGATTTATGTGATGCTTGGTCTGCTAATCAGTTCGCCTGCGTTATCGGCAACTGTCACTAAAGTAGGTACTAATTTCGATGTTGTTTATGATGATACAAAATTAGGCTTATTTAGAGGCTTAGATTTAGTTGGTGATAATCTATTTTTTACGCCTAATAACTTTAAAGCCGAATCGTATAACGGTACTGGGTTAAACGTAACATCCTCTACAGCTAATGACATTCGCCTGATTGCAAAAGGGGATTTTAAGTTTGGGTCAATTGGTCTGCAGGAATTTGGTGACTACTTCTTGCTTGGTGGTGGTCAGGTGAGCCTCGGTGGACAGTTAAGAGCATTTGATCCAACTAAACCATTTGCGACACAAAGTAGTGCTAATATTTTCGTGTCCTCAACAACACCTCTTAATTTGAATGACGGCATCAACCATGATTGGTATGGGGAAGCTAATATTAGCAATAGTACATCAACTGTTATCCCTGGGAATGCAGGCTGGCTTAGCAGTGCAAGTACTGTTGTTATATCGGTAGAGAATATTCTTACAGCATTTACACCAGCAAACTTATCAGGACCTCAAGGTGCTTTTATAGAGAAAAAATTCGCTGGCGTAGGCATGGTGATTACTTCTTCAGTACCAGAACCAGAAACATGGGGCTCATTACTAAGTGGCCTGTTGATACTGGGATTTGTTATTTCACGGAGAAAAAATTAA
- a CDS encoding EpsD family peptidyl-prolyl cis-trans isomerase produces the protein MHLLNKNLLVLLIAVSVFSTACGKKKDSEPVKAESQVVAKVNGDEILIHQVNFQLARLGQLNEAQSKLAAKQILSKLVEQQLLKKQAIETKLDRDPTVLLAIEASKDEILSQAYLEQLMLKANKPSASEIDSFYKSHPELFENRHVFRLQELVIEVNKDKFAEVQNNLKAIKGINEIATWLKNNNYPFSANSNVRAAEQLPLDMLKKLQLLKEGEFLIVPTDRSLNVVHLAAIQSAPISREKAIPIIEQYFVNQNKSTLAKNEILALNEKAKIEFLGAFSDMKKQELLKPSIAEANKELPKKASESDVEPTLSDAKENQPVAKPKGDQANMDKGLSGL, from the coding sequence ATGCACCTGTTAAACAAAAACTTGCTCGTTTTATTAATTGCAGTGTCTGTTTTTTCTACAGCATGTGGAAAAAAGAAAGACTCTGAACCCGTTAAAGCAGAGTCGCAAGTGGTTGCAAAAGTCAATGGTGACGAAATATTAATTCACCAAGTTAACTTTCAATTAGCTCGTTTGGGGCAATTGAATGAAGCGCAAAGCAAGTTAGCTGCAAAGCAAATTTTATCTAAACTGGTTGAACAGCAGTTGTTAAAGAAACAAGCAATAGAAACCAAGTTAGATCGTGACCCTACAGTGCTTCTTGCCATCGAAGCATCAAAAGACGAAATTCTCTCACAAGCTTATTTAGAGCAATTAATGCTAAAAGCCAATAAGCCTTCGGCATCAGAAATTGATAGCTTTTATAAATCACACCCAGAGCTTTTTGAGAACAGACATGTATTTCGTTTGCAAGAGTTAGTCATTGAAGTCAATAAAGATAAATTTGCAGAAGTGCAGAATAATTTAAAAGCAATTAAAGGCATTAATGAAATTGCTACATGGCTAAAAAATAACAACTACCCTTTTTCGGCTAACAGTAATGTTAGAGCTGCAGAACAATTGCCGTTGGATATGTTGAAAAAGTTACAGTTATTAAAAGAGGGTGAGTTTTTAATTGTTCCAACTGACCGCTCTCTGAACGTAGTACATCTAGCGGCTATTCAATCTGCACCTATTTCTCGTGAAAAAGCCATTCCAATCATTGAGCAGTATTTTGTCAACCAGAATAAATCTACGCTGGCGAAAAACGAAATACTAGCGCTCAATGAAAAAGCAAAAATAGAATTTTTAGGTGCATTTTCAGATATGAAGAAACAGGAATTATTGAAGCCTTCGATAGCTGAAGCTAATAAAGAATTACCTAAAAAAGCATCTGAGTCTGACGTAGAGCCGACATTGTCTGACGCAAAAGAAAATCAACCAGTAGCAAAGCCTAAAGGTGATCAAGCAAATATGGATAAAGGCTTATCGGGCCTTTAA
- a CDS encoding SLBB domain-containing protein → MLLTCSVGMADATSTTGVKNETNVARDYVLGAGDLVRINVYGSPDMLTEARLSAAGTITFPLIGEVKLGGISPTASEKKISDLLEQGGFVKKAQVNLVVMQFQSQFVSVLGDVYKPGKYSLDRPSTLSDVLALAGGITSNGSDMVTLIRTEAGTSIKHSYDLRELIANADSKSNPQLLGDDIIYVNAREVSVLGQVNRPGKYSVVSGVRNVIDFLSQAGGISAGGADKIIVVTNRDGKVEKHEIDVDQLYRKGDALVNLELADGDSIYVPRIPVFYIYGEVQRPGSFRLERNMNLSQAISLGGGLSDRGTERGVKIKRQVNGVMKMISANQSDLLQPDDVVYVSESLF, encoded by the coding sequence ATGTTATTGACATGTTCTGTCGGCATGGCGGATGCGACTTCAACAACAGGTGTAAAAAATGAAACGAATGTAGCAAGGGATTATGTATTAGGTGCAGGTGACTTGGTGCGTATCAATGTTTATGGCAGTCCGGACATGCTAACAGAAGCCAGATTGTCAGCTGCAGGCACAATTACATTTCCACTGATTGGTGAAGTAAAACTTGGCGGTATTAGCCCTACTGCTTCAGAGAAGAAAATTTCAGATTTGTTAGAACAAGGCGGGTTTGTAAAAAAAGCTCAAGTGAATTTAGTGGTAATGCAATTCCAAAGTCAGTTTGTTTCAGTATTGGGCGACGTCTATAAGCCAGGAAAGTACTCACTGGATAGGCCTAGTACGCTTTCTGATGTATTGGCACTTGCAGGTGGAATCACGTCGAATGGCTCAGACATGGTGACATTGATTCGTACAGAAGCTGGTACATCAATTAAGCACAGTTATGACTTGAGAGAATTAATTGCTAATGCAGATTCTAAAAGTAATCCTCAGCTGCTTGGGGATGACATTATTTATGTGAATGCACGTGAAGTTTCAGTATTGGGTCAAGTAAATCGCCCTGGCAAATACTCAGTGGTGAGTGGTGTCCGTAATGTGATTGATTTTTTGTCTCAAGCAGGTGGTATTTCTGCGGGGGGCGCGGACAAAATTATTGTAGTGACTAATCGTGACGGTAAAGTTGAAAAACATGAGATTGACGTTGATCAGCTGTATCGCAAAGGTGATGCTCTAGTCAATTTAGAGTTGGCAGACGGCGATTCAATATATGTTCCTAGGATTCCGGTATTTTATATCTATGGTGAAGTACAGCGCCCAGGCTCGTTCAGGCTGGAGAGAAATATGAATTTATCGCAAGCAATATCGCTTGGTGGGGGTCTTTCTGATCGCGGTACAGAAAGAGGAGTCAAGATTAAACGTCAGGTGAACGGTGTGATGAAAATGATCAGTGCCAACCAAAGTGACTTACTTCAGCCCGATGATGTTGTTTATGTGAGCGAAAGCTTGTTTTAG